A window of Bradyrhizobium diazoefficiens genomic DNA:
ATCCGGCGCATCCGCCAAGCGCGAGGGCGCCGCCTGTCGACACAAGGCCGCCCAGCAGTGCACGGCGCGAAAGAGAATGATGAGAGTCGCGTTTCAGAAGACGTCGGACGATCACACGAAACCTTTGGGAACTTTGCCCACCGTAGTGCCGCCCCGCCTAGCTCCCTGAATGACAATGGGGGCGAGAAGACGGCAGCGATCGATCCGAACGAGGTTTCCGAGCCGAGCCGGCGGTCAACAGATCAGCGGCGGGCGCTGCAAGTCCCCGAGGGGCGGCGGCGAGACAGCATGCTTCCAGGACCTGGGCCGGACCGATACCTTGACGTGCGTCGCGCGCGCTGACGGCGGAATCCATTCTGCACACGTCGGAATGGATCTGGCTCTACGGAAAGCTCGGTTACACCGGCGATTACGAATTCATCTATTTCGAGTGAACGGGCGCTCCTCATGGACATCAAGACTGCCAAGGCGGCCTGCCGGCAAGGTGAGCTACCGCGGCATCGTGACCCACGAGTTCGCGCTCGATGACGTCAGCGACGCACTGGACCTGATGCGCAGCGGCACATCGGGGCGAATCCTGCTGAACATCAGCTGAGTGCGGCGGCGAGGTCGCACGGCCGGCCGCAAGTCTGCTCTAGGCTGCGGCGCAGACGCCGGCGGCACGCCGATGCTGGCGCTGCAGCAGCCAGGCTGCGATTGCCATGTTCACGATATTCCAGGCAATGCCGTTGACCAGCGCCGAAGCGTAGGAGCCGGTCCAGTCGCGCGCCGGCCATCCAGCCACCGAGCGCCATGCCGGCGAGCGTGACCGAGATGGCGAGGCTGATGCGAAAGCCGGCTTCATGTGCCGGGAACAGCTCGCGAATGATCACTGCGTAACTCGGCACGATGCCGCCCTGCGCCAGGCCGAAAACGGCGGACACGACGTAAAGAGAGACCGGCCCGTTGAACGGCAGATAAAGTGCGAGAGCCATGGCCTGCATCGCCGAGCCCAGCAGCAAGGTTGGCAGGCCGCCGATGAAGTTCAGCACCCAACCGAAGATCAGACGGCTCGCCACACCAAAGCCGAGCATGACCGCAAGCATCTCGGCGCCGCGCGCCGGGCCGTAGCCGAGGTCGCCGCAATAGGCGACCAAATGGACCTGCGGCATCGACATGGCGATGCAGCAGCACATCCCGGCCAGGGCCAGAAGGCCCTGGGTGACGGCCGGTGGCAGGCCGACGGCCTGCATCGTGTTGCCGCTGCTCGCCGCTTCGCGCGCAGCCGTGGGGGATGCCGGCCGTCGCCGCAGAACCAGACAGAGTGGCAACATCGTCGCCAGACAGAACAGGCCAATGCCGATATGGGTCTGTCGCCAGCCGTGCGCGGCGATGGCATGCTGGACGATGGGTGGCCAGACCACGCCGGCAAGGGAGCTGCCGGCCGTCGCCAGGGAAATGGCGAGGCCGCGGTGCCTGTCGAACCACAGCGAGACGTCGGCCACCAGAGGCGCGAAGCTGGCTGCGCCGCCGAGGCCGATCGTGACACCGCAGACCATTGCGAACACCGGCAGGCTCGGAGCGAAGGCGGTGAGGACGTAGCCGAGGCTCATCAGGATCGTGCCGCCGGCGAGGGGCAGCATGATGCCGAAGCGGTCCGCCAAGCGGCCGACAATGATGCCGCCGATCATGAATCCGGTGATGGCGAGCGCATAGGGCAAGGTCGCTTCGGCGCGGGGCGCATTGAAATCGGCCTGCACCGCCGGCAACGCTACGACCAGCGACCACATCCCGACGCAGCCCAATGTGCTGAGAATGATGCAGACGGTGAGGCGAATCCAGGAATATGAATTTTCGATCGACGGCTTTTGAGGCGACACTGCGGCAGGTTTCCTCGGGCTGCGCTAGGATCGGCCCTGGGGTATCGCTCGCCTTCACCCGTGACAAAGCAGGATTTCTCTTTTGTCGAGCGAGCGAAACTCATGCATCCTCGCGGTCTTCCCGCGTCGCCCGGAGCCGGCCATGACGTATCTGCTGCCGCCACTCAATGCCCTGCGCGCCTTCGAAGCCGCCGCCCGTCATCTTAGTTTCAAGCAGGCCGCCCACGAGCTGCATGTCACGGCCGGTGCAGTCGGCCAGCAAGTGCGCCTGCTGGAGGAGCGGCTGGGGGTGCAGCTGTTCGAGCGGCGGACACGGCAGGTCATTTTGACCTCGGCCGGCGAAACCTATCTGGCGCAGGTCCGTCAGGCATTTCGTTGTCTTGCCGAGGCCACCGCCGAGCTCAAGCCTGAGGGCGTCACGAGCCTGCTGCATATCGGGCTTCACGCGAGTTTTGCCGTCGATCGGTTGCGGGCGCGCTTGGCGCAATTCCGCCGCGTCCAGCCACAGCTCGCCATTCGCATCAGCCAACCGGCGGGGCTGCATGAGCTACTCGAGGGCAAGGTCGATGTCGTGATCGCGGACCGGGTGCAGCGCTGTCCAGGCTACAGATGCGAGCCTCTGGAGCGCGGCTTCCTGATCGGTCCGCTCGGCACCGCCGATTGTCCGGAGATCGAAACCCTGCGCTCCTGCCTGCTTGGCGGTGTCGAGCCTCTGGCCAAACCCAAGGCGCCGTCGTCGCCGGCATGGCCGAGCCGCGCGCCATGACGGCTTTGCGCGCCGGCCGTAACCGCCGGTTAACCATGGATATTTACGGTGTCGCAAGCCTCTGAGTTATGTCTGTCAGTTGATTTCGAGTCGAGCCCATGGCGTTCGGTAGCCGCGCAACTCCGCGAAGCATCGCCCCGACGGAGCCTGCGGCTTCGTGGGAAGCGCCGCGGGCTGCGCGGACGAAGCCTGACGGTGCCGCGCCGGCGCTGATCAAGGGATCGCTGACCGTCCCCGGAGCGCTGTCTTTCCTGCGCCAGAACGGCCGGCGCATTCTGACGCTGGCGCTGGCGCTGTTCGCCCTGGGCATCGTCGCTCTGATGGTTCTGCCGGTCCGGTATGTCGCGACGGCCCTAGTCGTCCTCGACCCCCGGGAGCTGCGCGTGACCTCGGATCAGGAAGTCCTGCCGGGCATCGGCCAGGACGCCGCGGCGCTGCAGAGCCAGATCGAGATCGCCAAATCGGACGGCTTTCTCCGCCCCCTGATCGAGCAGCTCAAGATCGCTGATGACGATGATATCGCGGGCGGTCATACCGACATGACGCGCCTGCTCGAAAAATTCCGCAGCCGTCTCGAGATCACGCGGCGCGGACTCACCTACGTCATTGCGATTTCCTTTACCTCGAACCGCCCCGAGCGGGCCGCCTACTACGCCAACGCGATCGCCGCGGCGTTCGTCGCCAGCCAGGGCCGCGTCCGCACCGAGGCCACAGACGAGGCCGCCGACTGGCTCAAGGACCGGCTGAAGACGTTGAACGAGCGCCTGCGCGCATCGGAAGACGCGGTCGCCGCCTTCAGGCTCGAGCACAAGATCCTCAATGCCGGCAAGGATTCAACCACCCAGCAATTGCGGGTGACCGATCTGAATCAGCAGGTCTCCGCCGCCCGTCTTCGCACCGAGGAGGCCAAGGCGCGCTACGAGCAGGTGCAGCGCGATCTCAAGGCCAATGTCGAAGGACCGGTGAAGCAGGACCTCCTGAGCATGCTGCGCGCGCAGCGCTCGACGCTGAATGATCAGATCGCGCAGAAGAAGGCGGTGTACGGCGACCGCCATCCCGATCTCGCGATCTCGTACAGTCAGCTGGCTGATATCAACCGCCAGATCGAGATCGAGCGGAAGAAGAACATCGACACGGCCAAGTCCGAATATGAAGCGCAGCTGGAGCAGCAGAAGGCGCTGGAAAAGCAGCTCAAGGCGGTCGAGACGCAGATGCTGGTCGACGGCCAGGCGCTGGTGAAGCTGCAGGAGCTGCAGCGCGACGCCGATGCCAACCGGAACATCTACGAGCAGTTCCTGTCGAGGTTCAAGACAACCAACGAGCAGCGTCAGCTGCAAAACTCCCAGACCAAGATCGCTTCGGCCGCCATCCCGCCGCTGCGCTCGACGCGTCCGCCACTCGCCCTGCTGCTGGCGGCGCTGGCGATCGGCTCGCTCCTGACATCGACCGCCGCAATCGCGGCGATGACGAGCATGTCCGACCAGCCTGCGCCTGCGGGGGCTCCCATGCATACAGCGGTGGGGGACCCGCAAGGTCGGCAAGTCCAGCCGCAAGTCCAATCGCAAGTCCAGCCGCAAGTCCGGTCTCCGGCCGCTGCCGTGGGCCAGCCCGAGGCGATGCCGCGGCTTCCTGTCTGGGCCCGCATCCCCGATCTGGCGTCGGGGACCAACACCAACACCGTCTGGCAAAGACCGGTTGCAACCTCAGCCGAGCTCGATCTCGGTGCCCATCTGCGGCCGCTGCTCGAGCGGATCGATCGCGTGCCGGTGCGCGGCTGCAAGGTCGCCCTCGTGTTGTCGGTCGGCAAGAGCGCCGGCGGCAATACCGTTGCGCGCTCCCTGAATCGCGCCGCCGTGAATCGGGGCATGATGAGCGTATTGATCCGGCTGCAGCCGGAATTCGCAGGCCACCAGCCTCCGGTGACCGAATGGAATGACGGCTCGACCACGGCGGGACTTCAGTCGATCGACGAGCTCCTGAGCGCCGGCCGAAAGGCCGATGCGAGTCCCGAGGACGATATTCGTTCGGAGTTCGACCTGATCATCGTTCATGCCGGCAATCTCGCCTTGCAGCCCGACGCCATCGCGCTGGCGGCGCACGCGGACCTCATCGTGCTGGTGGCGCGCGCCGGCGAGCTCGGTTCGGCGGCGATGCGCAGGGTGACCGCGGCGCTGTCGAGGTATGACGCCGTGCCGACAGGGCTCGTCGTCAATCATGTGCCTGCGGGCTCGCAAGCGCCGCGCCCCGAGGGTGGCGCATTGGGCCTTGCGGTTTGACCATGATTGCGCCGCGCCGTCGTCTGCTGGCCGCGGCAATGATCTTGTCGATCGCATTCGGCCCGCCGGTCTTCGCCAGCGATTGTGTGCCCTTGCCGCACACGGTCGCGCTGGACCGGCTTACCGCACTGTCTCGCGGGTTCAATGCCGACGGCTGGATCAACGGTGCGCCTCCAGGCCGCGCCTTGCTGCAGCAATTGCGCAGGGCGGGAATGAGCCACGTCCGGTTGCCGGTGCCGGCAGAGCGCGTGATGGCTCGTTTCGCATCGAAGGCCGAACGCGACGCGACGCTGCGCGTGCTCGACAATGCGCTGAAGCAGCTCACCTCGCTCGGCTATTCCACGTCCGTCGATCTTCATCCCGGCGAGCGCTTCAACCGCCTGCACAAGGAGGATCCGGACGCAGCGCTGCGCGAGATGCAGGGGGCCTGGAGCGGTCTTGCGGAGGTCATTCGATTCTATCCTGCAAATCGCGTCTTCGCCGAGCTGCTCAACGAGCCCGATATCGACGCCGACAAATGGCAAGCGGAGGTCGAGGCGCTCGCCGCCTTCGTTCGCCGACTGCTTCCCGAAACCACCCTCGTGGTCGGCCCGGTCAATTGGCAGCGCGCGGACTCGCTGCCGCGATTCCGTCCGCTGGAGGATCCGGACATCGTCTATGCCATCCACTTCTATGATCCGATGGTGTTCACCCATCAGGCCCACTGGGATGCACAGGATCCGCTGCATGACATCGTGGATCTGCCTTACCCGATCAAGGCGGGCGATCCCGCCGTTCAGGCGCTGCGCCAGGATTTGCAGGTGAGGGGTGCGACCAGGGCGCTCGGCATGCTCGACATTGCGATTGCCGCCGCCAAGGACAAGCCGGACGCCGATCGCTGGCTCGCGCCTGCGCTCGCGTGGCAGCAGCAGTTCGCACGGCCGATCATCATCAACGAATTCGGCGTGCTGAAAGCCGGCGCGCCCAGACAGAGCCGGCTGCGCTGGCTGGCCGAAGTCACCGCCTATGCCCGCGATCATTGCTGGGGCTGGGCGCATTGGGAGCTGGCGCAGGGTTTTGGTCTCGTCGACAGCAACACGGGCAGGCCCGATCCCGGCGTGATGCGGGCGCTGCTCGGCGCGACCCGGCGCTGACCTCCGATCGTATCGTTAACGAATCCTTGCACATCGCCCCGCTATTGTGGGCCGCGCGATGCCAGAGGATGATTGATGAGCGCCGGGGACTTCACCCAGCTTCAGACCGTGCAAGCCGAGCCATCGCTGACGGCCTGGCGCGAGCTGGTGCCGACCCTCTGCATCGCCATTGCAGCGATCGGCTTTGCGCCGGTCCTGCACCTGGCCAATCCGGCCCTCGCCATTGCCGTCGAGGTCCTCGTCGGCATCGCCATCGTCCTGGCGGTCCCGACCTATGCGCCCGCCATCGCGATCTTCGTCCTGTTCTTCCAGAACCTGTTCGTCTCGATCCTGTCGCCGCTGATTCCGCTGCCCTCCGATCTCGACTTCATCAAGGGCTACAATTTCCTCGTCTGCTCCGTCATGTGGCTGGCGACGTTCGGCCTCTACGTGCTGGGCCGGAGGGATCAATCGGCCGAGGTGAACCGGATCATGCGCTGGGGGGTCGTCACGCTGGCCGTGGTGTCGCTGTATTTCGCGATCGGCTTCGGCCAGAACGGACAGGCGGCCGCGGTCTACTTGCGCAACATCGTGCTTCCACTGTTCCTGTTTCAATTGTCGCTGTTGACGGCGGCGACCTATGAGGTGCGCATCACGCCGTTCCTGGTGACGCTCGCAGTCATCCTCATGCTGTGCGGCTATGTCGAGCTCGCATTCCGGGATTTCTGGCTGGCCATCACCAACGGCTATACGTTCTGGGGGTTCGACGAGCTCAAGGCGACCCATTCGGGCGTCTGGGAAGCCGAGATGCGGGCCACCGGAAACGTGCCGGTCGACCTCAAGGATCGTTTCAGCTTCGACTTCCTGAACACGCCTCTGCTCGAAGGCTTCGGCCTTTCGAAGATGCTGCGCATCCACGGCCCGAACATGCACCCGATCAGCTTCGCCTACGGGATCGGCTTTCTCGCCCTGTTCCTGTTCTCGGTGGGGCGTCCGCTGCTGGCCCTCGCGGCGTTGCCCCTGCTGGTGTTCTGCAGCGTGAAGGGGGCGCTCATCGTGGTGATCTTCGTGGCTGCGGCCTGGATCGGCACCCGGCTGCTCGGCGCGGTGCTGACGCTGTTGCTCGGCTTCCTGGGACTGATCGCCTTTGCGATCGTTGCGATCCGTGTCGGCTTGCAGATCGGCGACTATCACGTCATCGGCCTGATGGGCGGCCTGAACGGATTCCTGGAGAAGCCACTCGGCCGCGGTCTCGGCGTCGGCGGCAACCTGTCGGAAAGTTATTTTTCGATCGACTGGAGCGCCGCGCAGGCGGCCGGGACGATCGACGGCGCGGTCGAGAGCGCGGTCGGCGTGCTCTTGTACCAGATGGGCATCGGGGCCTTCGTTCCGCTTGCCTTCTATTTCGCGATGGCCCTCAAGGCCTGGCGCCTGTATGCGTCATCAGGATATCTGACGCAGGGTCTCGCAGGCTTCGGCGTCATGGTCGTGCTGCTCAACGGATTGTTTCAGGAAGAGGCCTTGTTCGCGCCGCTCGCGCTGGGGCTCATGCTCTCGCTCACCGGCCTCGTCATCGGCAGTCATGTCAGAATGCAGGCCGTTGCCCGCGAGGAAGCGGAAGTCGAGCCGCTCACGCGCTACCAGCCCGTCATCGCAAGCAAATAGCAGCGCTGCTCGGCGCTGCGCGAGGCGAGAGCGGCCGCTCGTGCGTCAGCTGCGCTCGACTGATTGGATCAGGTCCCAGCGGTTGCCACAGAGATCCTCGAAGACCGCCACCAGGCCATAGGCCTCATGCCGCGGCGTTTCGACGAAATGCACGCCGGCGGCGATCATGCGCGCATGATCGCGCTCGAAATCATCCGTTTCCAGAAACAGGAAGACGCGCCCGCCGGTCTGGTCGCCGATGCGCGCCATCTGCGCCGGGCCGTCCGCCCGCGCGAGGAGCAGGCCAGAACCGGGATGGCCTCGCGGCTGCACGACCACCCAGCGCTTGCCGCCACCGAGCGGCGTATCCTCGCAAAGCTCGAAATCCAGAGCGCGCGTGAAGAAGGCAATCGCTTCATCATAATCAGCGACCATGAGGCTGACGAGGGACAGATGCTGATTCATCGGGCAACCCCGCGAATGGCGGCAAGCTCGCCGTCAGGAAGGCAAGATAGCACGACATCGGCTCATGGTCGCGCGACCGCTAGAGGTTGCGCGCCAGCCGGCGGTGCTCGGCGATCCGCCCGAGGTCCTGCCCGGCGCTGTCTTGACGCTGCGCCGCAGGAACTTCCATTTTTTCCCGGCGTTGAATAGACGGCCCGATGAGCGGGCGGCGCGCGCGATGAAGAACTTTTCCAACGTTGAATTCTCCCCCGAGGTGATCGAGCTCATGACCATCGCCCTGGAAGCTGCGGTTGCCACTCTGCCGGAGCCCGTGCACGCATCGCACGTCAACGCGCTCGCCGAATCCATCCTGCGCACGGCCGCTGCCGGCGAACGTGACGCCGCGAACCTGCAGAGGATCGCCCTGATGGAGCTGCAACTGGCGCCGCGCAGTTGATGAAGCCGACCATGAAGACAACAGCTTCTGCCGTCATTGTGTTGTCTGCAATGCTGTCCGTTGCCCGGGCAGACAGCTGGACGACATACCGGATTCCGGAATCGGGAACCTCGGTCGAGATTCCCCAATCGATCTTTACCGAGCCTGCCGGGAAACCCGACGGATGGGGTCAGCAATTCCGCAACTCCGATGGCAGCGCTGATCTCACCGTGCAGGCGATTGCAAACCGGCAAGGTCTTTCGCCCGCCGAATTCCTGGCCAGAAAGAAACCGCCACCCGGGATCGTCTATAAGCGAGTGACGCCCAGCTTCTTCGTGGTCTCCAGCGTCAAGCGTGGCAAAATCTGGTATGACCGCTGCAATTTCGCACGGGGCTACGTGCACTGCGTGCTGATCAACTATCCCGCGGCGGAGAAGCGCCAATGGGATCGTATCGTCACGCGGATCAGTCAGAGCCTTAGTGGCGGCTGAACCGGTCGCAAGGCAAATGGCCCAAAAAAGCTGCCCGAGCAACTCGGGCAGCGGGTCGTAAGGGCTATCGCGCAGTCGTCGACGTGGTCGACATGGTAGGCTTCGAGCCCGGGACATGCGACATCGACTTGGTCGTTGAACCCACTTCTTCGCCAGCCTTGACCTTGGTGCGCGTATGCGAACGGCTGAACGTGCCGCCCTCATGGGCCTGTGCCCGGGCGTTGGAATTCCTTACGGGACCATTGCCTTTGTTCATGCTGACGCCGGTCTGCGCCTTGCCGTTGACGGCCGCGGCGCTTCCGCCGGCCGCGATCGACGAGCCCGTGCGGCCTGTCGCCGAGGTGGACGTGCCGCCCGTGCCGACCGTCGAGGCAGATGTGCCGCCGGCTGCCGCCGAGCCGCCGCTTCCGCCAGTGATACTGGTCTGTGCAAGAACTGGTGAAGCGGCGGCAAGCAAAACTGCGACCGCCGAGGTCGTGAGTAACGTTCTCATGTTTCAATCCTCTATGGATCAGGGTGACGAGGTCGAGATCGTGCAGCCGTTGACGGTGATGGTGCTGGCGCTGGTGGAGCCCGGCCCACCGGCCGTCGACGACGAGCTCGAAACGTTGCCGCCTCCCGCCTGCACATGCACCGATGATCCGCCGGCCGAGCTCGAGCTCGAAAGCGAACCGCTCGACGAGGTGGACCCGGTGGTGCCCGAACCCGATGAGCCGAGTGCGGTAATGCTGCCGTCGGCATGCTTTTCGACCGTGACCTTGCAGGTCTCGCCCGATGCCGTCTTGCCGGTTTTTTCCATGGTGGCCGCCTGAGCAGCGCTACCCATCAAGGCCAACGCCGCGATCGCTATGATTGATCTGTTCATGCGAGTTCTCCTCGAGCAAGGACGGAGGAGCGGCATCGCTGCCGCTCCAAGTCAAGGCATCAATCCTTGTCTTTCTTCCACTCGTCCTTGTGGTGGCCCTTGCCCTTCTCCATGCCCATCTCGCTGGCATGGCCGGCCGACGAGCCCGCCGCGCCAACGGTCGAGCCGCTCTTGCCGCCGCCGGCAGACGAGCCGCCGGTGCCGAGCGTCGATGCTGAGTTGGATCCCGAGCCGCTGCCCGCCGCAGAGCCGCCGGTGCCGACGCTGGACGAACTCTTGCCGCTGCCGGCCGAGGAGCCGCCGGTGCCGAGTGTCGAGGCCGAGCCGCTGCCCGAGCCGCTGCCGGCCGCTGAGCCGCCCGTACCTACAGTCGAGCTGCTGGTGCCGCCGCCCGCCGACGAGCCGCCGGTGCCGAGCGTTGACGCAGAACCCGATCCGCTGCCGCCGCCGGCCGCCGAGCCGCCGGTACCGATCGTCGAGTTGCTGGTGCCGCCGCCCGCCGAAGAACCGCCGGTGCCGATCGTGGAACTCGATTGTGCAACAGCAAGTGCGGTGCTGGCGAGCAGCGCTGCTACGGCCGCAGAAAGCTTCAAGATCCTCATGTCCATTTTCTCCAGGGTTTCCAAAAACTGATCGCCGAGTCAGGCACGGGTTAAATTGGTAAATGCGCAAACGTTCCTCATGTCGGACATGTTGACGCGTTGATGCAGTTTGACGCGGAGTTCGACGCGGCGTGAACACAGCGGCGCAACGTTCTCATTCATCTGCTGTTCACCTGCGCCGAGCGCTCGCAATTGCGCGCGCCTTTTTGCCGCGATCGCGCGGCTTCGGCAGCTCAAAATGCACCGCCCATGATCTGAGGCCCATAGAGCCGAGGTGAGTTCGCCGCGTGGGCCGTACGAGTTGAACGGAGACCGGCTGCTTGCCGCGCGTTGCGTCGAAGCGGCGGCGTCACCGTTGGCTGTGGTTTCGCCGGCTCGGCCGTCGCCGATGCGTTGCTCACAACATGGTCTGGAAGTTCGGCGGCGCGCACGGGCGGCGAGACCGTGGCGGCGATCTCGGTGGACGTGTCGAAGATGATTCTCTCGGGCAGGGTGCGAGCGGATTTGATGCGAATGACAGGCCGACCGACCTCAGAACCCCCAGAACGCTCGCCATGCGGCGGCAGAAAACGATCGAGTGTGAAGAGCAGCGCCGTGACGAATGCGCCTGCCAACACGAAGTATCGAACGATGGGCATCAGGCGCTACCGCGAAACGAAAATGGTGCGTGCGCGGCGAGCCGCTCCTCTGCGGCCGCCGCGCGGCGGGGTCAATCGACCTCCTGAACGACCACGCGGGTCTCGGGATCGACCAGCATCACGTGATTGCCGGAATAGACGTAGCGATACTTGGTGAGCGAGGGACCCCAATCGCTCGGAACCGCCGCGAGTTCGACGTCGCGCGGCACCGGTTCGCCGACCACGATCTTTTCGCGGGTTTCGACCGGGCGGATTTTGTGCTCGGTGACGTAAGACCGGATCTTGGTGCGATATTCCGGCTCGATCTGCACGGCAGCGCCGTGCGCCGCACCGGTCGTCGTAGTGATCGTGGTTTGTGCCATCGCGCTCGTCGACACGAGCAGAGCGGCGGCCGAAATCAGCATGAACTTCTTCATCTTCATCGCATTTCTCCCTCGCCGCTGGATGCGGCGCTGCAGTGAACTCGCTACCGGCTCGACCGTTCCGAAAGGGCAAGGAACGTTTGCTGTTTTTTCCCGTTGCTTCGCCGGGAGCAGATCATCTGGAGGAGAGGAAAATGCCCGTACTGATTCTTTGGGCCGTGCCGGCCATCCTGGTCGTCGGCGGCGGAATCTATTTCATTGGCCATATGCACTGAATGCAAAGGCCCCGGTTTCTCGGCAACGCGAGCAAACCGGGACGCTGTCACCTGTCACGTCGCGACGGGTTTTCGGTCGAAATGACAATCGTGCGAGCGCTGTCGTCTTTCCTCACCGCCACCCGAGCGCTGGAGCGACATGTGTGAGAATCGCCTCGATCGCATGTGCGCAATAATCCACTCCGAGCTGGTTCGGAATCGTCAGCAACAACGTATCCGCTTCCGCGATCGCCTCGTCCTGGCGCAGCTGCTCGATCAGCACATCCGGCTCGGCGGCATAACTCCGGCCGAAGATCGCCCGCGTGCGCGGGTCGATGAAGCCGATCTGGTCTTCGCCTCCGCGCTCGCCGCCAAAATAGGCGCGGTCGCGATCGTCGATCAGCGCGAAGATGCTGCGGCTGACGGACACGCGCGGCTCGCGGGCGTGGCCGGCTTCTTTCCACGCCGCGCGATAGGCGCGGATTTGCGCGGCCTGCTGCACATGGAAGGCCTCGCCGGTCTCGTCGTTCTTGAGTGTCGAGCTCTGTAAATTCATGCCGAGCTTCGCCGCCCACACCGCCGTGGCGTTCGAGCCGGCGCCCCACCAGATCCGTTCGCGCAGGCCTTGCGCATGCGGCTCCAGGCGCAGCAGCCCCGGCGGGTTCGGAAACATCGGTTGCGGATTGGGCTCTGCAAAGCCTTCGCCGCGCAACAGGTCCAGAAAGACTTCCGCATGGCGCCGGCCCATGTCGGCATCGCTCTGGCCCTCGGCCGGGCGGTAGCCGAAATAGCGCCAGCCGTCGATCACCTGCTCGGGCGAGCCGCGGCTGATGCCGAGCTGAAGGCGGCCGCCGGCGATGAGGTCGGCGGAGCCGGCATCTTCCACCATGTAGAGCGGGTTCTCGTAACGCATGTCGATCACGGCGGTGCCGATCTCGATCGTGCTGGTTCTGGCGCCGACAGCCGCGAGCAGCGGAAAAGGCGAGGCAAGCTGGCGCGCGAAATGGTGCACGCGGTAATAGGCGCCGTCCGCGCCAAGCTGCTCGGCGGCAACGGCAAGCTCGATCGATTGCAGCAGCGTATCCGCGGCCGAGCGCGTCTGTGACTGCGGCGAAGGCGTCCAGTGCCCGAAGGACAGGAATCCGATCTTTTTCATGAGGGCAACATATGGATGATCGGAAGAATTTGCGATACGTCGGCCGCGGCAAAGTGGCGGCAAGGCGTGTGGCGGTAAGCGCCCCTTGGGGAAGCAGGCACGGGCTTGGGCTGCCTGTGGACCCGAATGCGATGTTGGGAGTAGGCGGCGCCGGATTTGCTGGGCGGAGCAGGCCGGATGCTGCCAACCAGGAGAGCTGTCCGGTGCTTCTGCGCCACGGCGCGCCACGAAGTCAGATCGTTCGACGTCGATCTGCCCTGCCCTGGAAGCGTCCTCAGATTTCGCAACCGGTCAAATTCAATGCCTTGCGCAAGCCGCCAAACGCCTTCAGTCGACAGGGCTCGGGATCGCTCGCGGCCTTTGAACGCTGAAAATTGGCGGTCCGCTTGACGATGATTGTCCTTGGCTTCGGCTTGCGATGTCCGGCGGTCGTGATCTTCTTCGGATCGTGCCGATGATGGACGATCGGTTCCGGCGCGGATGAATCGACATGGATGTCTTGCGGAGCAACGCGGTTGTCGACCGAAGCAGCCTGTGTCGGCATCGCGCCGCTCGCGGCGGCAATGTCGAGGCGATCAGCCTTCGCCAAGGCGTCGTGTGAAGCAGAAATGCCTGCGTCCTGTTCGGCAAGCGGCTGTACGATCGTGGCTGCGCGACGCGATGGCGCTCTCAGCTCCATTGCTGACAGCATTCCCACGCTCAACAGGATGAGGAGGCCCAACAACGCCATTCTCAGCATAATGTGCCTCTGACCCGAGTTCGTGCCGCTGAAAATTCTCCGCGCCAATAAGGCAACTTGTCGGCGGCTGCCGGCCGACGGCGAATCATTTTGCCGACAGGGTTAACGCCGGTGCGCGGATTGCTTCGCCCTCAATACCGGCTCCGGGTGGACGACGTTCGAATATGCTACGATGTTTCCGGCACGACCGTCGA
This region includes:
- a CDS encoding MFS transporter: MWSLVVALPAVQADFNAPRAEATLPYALAITGFMIGGIIVGRLADRFGIMLPLAGGTILMSLGYVLTAFAPSLPVFAMVCGVTIGLGGAASFAPLVADVSLWFDRHRGLAISLATAGSSLAGVVWPPIVQHAIAAHGWRQTHIGIGLFCLATMLPLCLVLRRRPASPTAAREAASSGNTMQAVGLPPAVTQGLLALAGMCCCIAMSMPQVHLVAYCGDLGYGPARGAEMLAVMLGFGVASRLIFGWVLNFIGGLPTLLLGSAMQAMALALYLPFNGPVSLYVVSAVFGLAQGGIVPSYAVIIRELFPAHEAGFRISLAISVTLAGMALGGWMAGARLDRLLRFGAGQRHCLEYREHGNRSLAAAAPASACRRRLRRSLEQTCGRPCDLAAALS
- a CDS encoding LysR family transcriptional regulator — its product is MTYLLPPLNALRAFEAAARHLSFKQAAHELHVTAGAVGQQVRLLEERLGVQLFERRTRQVILTSAGETYLAQVRQAFRCLAEATAELKPEGVTSLLHIGLHASFAVDRLRARLAQFRRVQPQLAIRISQPAGLHELLEGKVDVVIADRVQRCPGYRCEPLERGFLIGPLGTADCPEIETLRSCLLGGVEPLAKPKAPSSPAWPSRAP
- a CDS encoding exopolysaccharide transport family protein, whose amino-acid sequence is MAFGSRATPRSIAPTEPAASWEAPRAARTKPDGAAPALIKGSLTVPGALSFLRQNGRRILTLALALFALGIVALMVLPVRYVATALVVLDPRELRVTSDQEVLPGIGQDAAALQSQIEIAKSDGFLRPLIEQLKIADDDDIAGGHTDMTRLLEKFRSRLEITRRGLTYVIAISFTSNRPERAAYYANAIAAAFVASQGRVRTEATDEAADWLKDRLKTLNERLRASEDAVAAFRLEHKILNAGKDSTTQQLRVTDLNQQVSAARLRTEEAKARYEQVQRDLKANVEGPVKQDLLSMLRAQRSTLNDQIAQKKAVYGDRHPDLAISYSQLADINRQIEIERKKNIDTAKSEYEAQLEQQKALEKQLKAVETQMLVDGQALVKLQELQRDADANRNIYEQFLSRFKTTNEQRQLQNSQTKIASAAIPPLRSTRPPLALLLAALAIGSLLTSTAAIAAMTSMSDQPAPAGAPMHTAVGDPQGRQVQPQVQSQVQPQVRSPAAAVGQPEAMPRLPVWARIPDLASGTNTNTVWQRPVATSAELDLGAHLRPLLERIDRVPVRGCKVALVLSVGKSAGGNTVARSLNRAAVNRGMMSVLIRLQPEFAGHQPPVTEWNDGSTTAGLQSIDELLSAGRKADASPEDDIRSEFDLIIVHAGNLALQPDAIALAAHADLIVLVARAGELGSAAMRRVTAALSRYDAVPTGLVVNHVPAGSQAPRPEGGALGLAV
- a CDS encoding cellulase family glycosylhydrolase; amino-acid sequence: MILSIAFGPPVFASDCVPLPHTVALDRLTALSRGFNADGWINGAPPGRALLQQLRRAGMSHVRLPVPAERVMARFASKAERDATLRVLDNALKQLTSLGYSTSVDLHPGERFNRLHKEDPDAALREMQGAWSGLAEVIRFYPANRVFAELLNEPDIDADKWQAEVEALAAFVRRLLPETTLVVGPVNWQRADSLPRFRPLEDPDIVYAIHFYDPMVFTHQAHWDAQDPLHDIVDLPYPIKAGDPAVQALRQDLQVRGATRALGMLDIAIAAAKDKPDADRWLAPALAWQQQFARPIIINEFGVLKAGAPRQSRLRWLAEVTAYARDHCWGWAHWELAQGFGLVDSNTGRPDPGVMRALLGATRR
- a CDS encoding VOC family protein, which translates into the protein MNQHLSLVSLMVADYDEAIAFFTRALDFELCEDTPLGGGKRWVVVQPRGHPGSGLLLARADGPAQMARIGDQTGGRVFLFLETDDFERDHARMIAAGVHFVETPRHEAYGLVAVFEDLCGNRWDLIQSVERS
- a CDS encoding DUF1236 domain-containing protein, translating into MKKFMLISAAALLVSTSAMAQTTITTTTGAAHGAAVQIEPEYRTKIRSYVTEHKIRPVETREKIVVGEPVPRDVELAAVPSDWGPSLTKYRYVYSGNHVMLVDPETRVVVQEVD